The window GTGTCCTTAGTGGTCTGAGTGCTGCAGTACATAGAAGAAAGGCGGCGTGTACATTGGGGTGATCGGATGCCTTATACTGTACACTGCTGCTGCTCTGGAGGGTGGGCTGACCAAGAGCTGTAGCAGGAGTCCATCGCAGTAATTTACACCACAAAGAATACAACTAACCAAGAAGCAGGGTCACCTCACACACATTTTTTACAAGTAAATCACACAAAGTTCATTTCACCTTTTATAGATCATTCCTGTGATTATTTTTGTGTGAAATCAGACCCATCAGAAGATCTGGCAGTATTAAGTGAGTCTGATGGTTTGCATTCAATGACCTATTAGCCATGTTGCACCAGTTTCCCAGTTTCATAAATTGCACCTTTAATGTTCTTGTTTTGACCTCCAGTTTCGACAAAGCTGGAGGTAGACTGGGCTACTGTACTGTATTTATTGTTATTTAAAGGGATGCAACTGAGCAGACAACAGCCATCAAAATACTGGCCAAGTTCTATAGACTGGTTAACACTCGGTGGGAGTGCTTTCTCAGACCCTCATTCACCCATAAGGTGACACCATTGCCACACCATTAATGCAGGCTGTGAACTGAGCATGGCTTATTGCCCAGGGAGGGTCTGGGACCTGTGGGCGGAGATCACAGAGAAGACCATCTGTGGGATACAAAGCACAGAGACTCTTCAGAGACTTCATGTCACACCACAGTGTGCAATGTGTTTGCATGCTCAGGCTTACCAAGGTGGTAATCATTGAGATGGATGATAATCTGGAGGACAACCTTTAGTTACTTTCTCAAGGCTGGACTACTGTTTCTGTGAGGGTTATGGCTCATAGTTTCCTCGCTGAACCATCTACAGCAAACCTCTAACCTATCCCCTGTTCGCTGCTCACTACCAGTCACACAGGCACCATATGCAAAGGGAATAAAGTCATTTTCTGGGATCTGGGCATTAGACCCACACTTATAGACCATCTCAAATTGAGGAGATGGTGATGAACCATTTCTTCAGTCACTGCAGTGCTTCTGGTGAAGGCACTTGCACAGTGCCTTTGGGGGATGGGttccaggattaaacccagggaTGATAAACGACCCACAATGTAGTTCCAAGTTGGGATGTTGTGATGTAATTTCATTCACTCTGGTGCAAGTGAGGTGCAGGTGGGAGTACTTGCACTGGGAATTTGATTGAGAGGAGCGACTGCTGGAGAAAGAGCAGCAAGCGTGTTGCCCCGTGGTAGTGGGCTTTGCTGTACTTAGTGGAATATTCTCTCCCAGATGAATCTAGCAGGCTTCGCCCTCGGGTGGGATTGAGTTATTTGCTGTCTTGTTTCACTCCAGCAACTTCCCATCAATTAATATCTCAGTCCCACACAAGCTGCATCTCTCAGCATCTGGACCAATGCAAAGGCCTCTCATGGTCAATGGTCTCTTTAGCTTGTGATTTCCTGATTTATTTGATGGTACAGAGAGACTTACTGTGAGACTCAGACACCAGTGGACAGGGAGTCAGGAAAGTGCGACCATATGTCTCCCCCTGCTGGCGGCCATCTGGGAAATacttctgaccttccttccagaaTGGAAAGAGTTAACTGTTTGTGCACCAGCTTCAAAATTGTGCTGTTGTTTCATCACGGAAAACCTCTGTATGTGTTCCTTCAGAGACTGCACCatctcctcctccatgtctacatcTGGTTGGGAGATTTCCTCATTTGGACGCCTCATTCTTTTTAATACCTGAGAAGAGAATTAAAGTGAAAAGTGAATGATTGTCCCCGAAGTCAGTAAGTACTTGCAtttacatgtttagtttagtctagagatacagcatggaaacaggccctttgcccaccaagtccactccgatCATTGATCTTCCGTTTGCGCTAGTTATTCCACTATAaactgagggcaatttacagagaccaattaacctacaaaactgcacatcactcaaaggaaacccacgtggtcagagggcgaacgtgcaaactccatacagacagcacccaaggtcaggatcaaacctgggcctctaacgatgtgaggcagcagtttcACCGCTGCCCACATCTTTCCTGATCTCAGAATAAATGCCACAACACTCGGCCTCTGGCTCACAGATATGAGTGGGGCAGTCTAGGGCACTGAAGGTTTCCCACTGGCCATTTCTCCAGCTGGGTGCTCACACAAGCTAAGGATCTATGCTCACCTTGTACACTGTGTGGATCTAGGGGCAATACTTCCAGCACAGTATCAATCTCCCACAATTGATCCACGGGATCCATCCTCCATCCCCACTACCTCTCCCGCATTTTGTGACCAGCTGTCCCAAACTCCTGCTGCTTTTCGACAAACCCCCGACTTAAAATCTCACTGTCTCACCAGGTAGTTTACTTCATCCCAGCCTTAATGTTCCCATGTAGGGCCAGATATCCCACAGCCTCTCATAGTTTGTAATGTCATTCTGGTTTGATCTCACTGTATTACCATTTTTTACCTTTGTGGGATTCTCccacagtgtgtgtctgtgtctatccTTTGTCTGGGGTGACCCTGTGTGTGTAACAACGGCCTGTATCGGCCTGTATCCTATGCCTGGAGTGTGTGTAACAATTTTCTGTTTCCTCTGTCTGTGTCGACCCTCTGTGTGTAACAACAGTCTGTTTCCAGTGTCTCAGGTGGTTTCTGAGCTGTTCTCACAACTGGTATGGACCAGTTTTTACCTCCTGTGCTTAACCCATATTGGATGTatcccattctctgccccctgcagtGTGTGTTGTGGTGGGTACTTTGTCACATGTCTGGGTTATTTCTGGGCTTTACTACTGTTCTCTACAGCTGGACACAAATATTGGTTCAAAAACTTGGTGCTAAATATTTGTAATTCTGTTTTTTACAAATTAAAGACCATTCACATTAAATCCTAACTCCTGCCCCTCGGCctgccacccctcccccaacccctcgcCAATACAGAAGGTGCCAAAAGCAATCTGCGAAAATTCTCACCCGCACAATGCAGTAGGAGACCACGCCTTTGACGATGTTGAAAGCGACCAGAATGGTCAGCCAGGCAGCAGGTGGGACCAGGGAGCTGACACAGAGGCAGAATGCTGGTGGGGTGTTCAGTGAGGCgttgagggatgtcccgggaaAAGTCACTGCAGGGCTTGTGTCTGCACCTGGGAATAGACAGGCTGAGCAAACAGAAAGAACACCGTCACAACACAGTTTGAGAGGACAGTTTTGCCCACTATTatccaaaaaaaaacttttgataTTTGGTTTGAATATAGTCAATGACCGAATTTCCACAAACCttgtgggcagagaattccaaagattcacttccTATTGActgaataaatttctcctcatctttgtCCTGAATGGTTACTCCTTATGAGTCTCAAATGTTCATTTTGTTTCTCTGCCCAGTGAAGTTCCCTGACCAGCTAAGTGtagccagcattttctattttatccTCTAATTTGGGACTATCACCCCTCAGTTTGAGACACTCCAGCAGGGGAAATATTAACTCCATGTGTACTCTGTCAGGCCCATTATAAttgtgtacatttcaatgagatcacttttcattcttctaaagtcaAGACTGTATAAAGCTAGACTGCTTAATCTCTTCTCCTATGACAAACCCACCAtctcaggaatcaatctggtgaacctttgctTCACTCCCTCCATATCCTTTCCCAGGTAGGGAGCTAGACCTGTACACACTACAGGTTGATGTGTTTGAAGAGTTATGGCCCCACAGCAGCGTTCTACTGCTATAAAATAATGTAGTTAAAAAATTATAGTCCAGAGAAGATGCCGTTGAAATATCTAGGCAAACGTTTGAAGGTTAAGAAAAGGGAATTAATAAATGGCAAAAGAGAGTACATGCAAGTCCGTTTCAGATTCAGGGTAAAAACGCTGACGGTCAGGCTGAGAATAAAATATGCAGGTGAATCACAAAAATGTGTAGGAGGAATAgagttagggtggcacagtggcgtaggggtagatttgatgccttacagtgcaagagacccgggttcgattctgaccacgggtgttgtctgtctgtagtttgtacgttctccctgatatCGAGtgtgctttctccgggtgctccggtttcctcccatactccaaagatgtacaggttggtagattaattggcttctgtaaaattgcaaaatttgtccctggtgtgtaggatagtagtctcgggtgatcgctgatcggcacggacggTAGTAGCGGGTTTCAACTTCCCCCGCTCCTCACATTAACTGTGATTGCCCTATTGCTAAAAGATTAGATGTGCTGGAATTTTTAAATTACACACTTTGGAGGTAGACAGTCCTACCCGGGATGGGCAGTGCTAGACCTAATCCTCGGGAGTGAAAAGTGGATGAAGTGCCAGTGGGTGAAGACTTTGGGGGTTGTGATCACAATCTGGTAGGTTTCAAGGTAGTTATAGAAAGCAGCGAGGAGTAGGTATGGAGGAATAAGGCCAGTCCATAAATTAAATGTCTGTATTGGGGGAGAGGTGATTAATAAAGGTGACAGGACCTAGGAGCAGCAACATGTAGGTAAATCTACATCCAATTAACTGAGCCTTTTAAAATGGAGGTTCTGAGAGTTCAATGTTAATGTGTTCCCATTATGGTGAAGGGTACAGATGGCAAGTCTAAGGAACCTTGGACACCAACACACATTGACAGTTTGATAAAGAAAGTATAAGGTTGGTGTAGAACACTGAAAATGGGGAATCTCTTCAGAAATATAGATAGTGTAGGGATGTGCTTACAAAAGAAATTAAGAGGGCAAAGAGTGGCATCAGATAAGATTACAGGAAAACCCAAAACATTTAATGTATATTAAGAACCGGAGGGTAACCACAGAACGAGAGAGGTCGATTAGGGATAAAAGGGGTGATCTATTCATGAGGATGTTAGCAATGTCTGAAATCAATATTTTTCATCTTTCATCAAGGAAAAAGTTGTAACAGTAAAATTAAAGAGCACGTTAAAATTAAAAGGGAGGAGGTATTAGCTGTTTAGAGGGCATAACGCTGGATATATTCTCAGTGTCTGATGAGGTGCTTTTCAAGCTGCGGTGGGAGATAAGGGGAAAAATTGCTGAGCCGTAACAAATCCCTGCAGAAGGAGGAAaagtgtggggatgggaagatgtgactgtggtgggatcatgttgatggtggcagaagtgtgaaaatggcgTGTTGGATGTGGGGACTGGTGGAGTTGGAGAACGAGGGGAACTCtatctatccttgttccatctgcggttgagggagcaagagcagaactacaggacataGAGGAGACAGAGAGTTTACGTATAATTCAGTAAAGCTCTTATTAAGTGAATGTTTGACCATTTCGCTTATAAAAAATTCTAACATTTTCCCTATTATATCTgtagttccctgttttctctctccctccttccttaaaTAGTTGGGTTATATTTACCACTGAAGAAATGTAAAAGCGGTAGGCATTTGTCCATGCAGactcactccaccattcaacatgaacgtggctgcctttcaacttcatgaacattttccctcctcctcctcctcctcatatcTCTTGATCTCGTTGAATATATTGACTTGGCTGGCACTGCATTccatggtagagaattccacaggttcatcaccTTCAGGGTGAAGAATTTCCCATTCAGTTGTAAATGCCAAAGCCACATTGAGATGCTGTGACATCATGGTTCTGTACTTTCCAGTTATTGGGAACATTCTCCCTGTATCTGGACTTAGTTCTATTACATTATAACATTACATTACAACATTATAAGTCCATACTCTGGTGACCATAGGCTTAATTGACAATCTGTCCTCAAATTAGTTCTGTAATCCCAAGAATCAATCTAGTATATCTttgggtacaaggaactgcagatgctagtttacaaaaaagacacaaaatgctggagtaactcagcaagtcaggcagcatctctgcagaacaaggataggtgacgtatctgGGGAAATAAATCTTTGCTAAACTCCCTCCATGACAAGAAGACCTTTCCTCACAAAAGGAGACCGACACTTCTCACAAAACGTAAGATGGTCATACTAATGCCAAGTACAACTGAGCAAGCCAACATTTCTTCTACATTCAAACCCTTTTGTAGCAAAGGCCAAAATACCATCTGCCTTTCTACTTAGCTGCACCTGAacgcttgctttcagtgactggtgggaCATCCTAGTTTTGTTACACCTTCCTTTTTCCAtttatcattcagataataacctggcTTTCGGCTTTTAGAACCAATGTCAATAATCTTACATTTATcttcattaaactgcatctgccattttcCTTACTCGTCCAAATGACATTGGATCTTCTTTGCATCCCCTGTTTACTCTACCACCCCCATCCCATAACACCTCAACCCCACCAGTTTTGAGTTACTTTCAAACTCGTTATATTTAGCTTCCTCATCAACATTGAAATATCCTGTGTATAGCTGGAGTCCAGGCACAGATTCCTGTGTCTCCCCATTAATCACTGCCTGACACctggaaaaaaaaacccatttccCTTCTGTCAGCCAATGCTCAATCCATGTCAGTATGTGTTTTACTTTTACACATTAAACTCATATGTGAAGCATTATTAAAAACTTCTGAAATTCCAAATACATAACACCCACTGGTTCTctcttcctcaaaaaattccagtagatTTGTTAGATTCAGTTTCATGTCTATGCTGACTTCGATCTACTACTATTTTTAATATGTAAAGCAGGATTGGGCCACTCTTCGCATTGGGTTTTCCGCCTTAAATGACTATATGTAAACAGTCTATTCATTCTTTTAAGTGTTATAGCCACTGCTTGTTTGCTGTCATAGTCTTTAATGCAGTTTCCTGATCAACCATAACCGACTTATATCGAGTGTTTGTGATTCCTAGTTTCAGATTAAACACACTTATTTTCAACCTTCGTTGTCCCACCTGCGGCAGATAttatcccaccagggacctggtgTGTAGAAGGGCAGTGACCTGCCTGAGACTCTCAGTGAATGAGGGACAGTGTTCCACCTGAGATCAGAATCAACAACAGACAGACTGAAAAAGAGTCTAAATCAAAaatacacctatccatgttttccagggatgctgcctgacctgcgagtcactccagcacctagtatttttttatttctagaccagctctgcagttccttgtttctacaagagaCAGACTGTGTCTCACCTGAAACCTGTAGTGATATTTGACCATTCTGGTTGGTGCCTCCCAGTGAAGCTATGATGGAGCATCTATATATTCCACTGTCTTCTTCTTTCACTTGATGAATGGTGAGTGAGTCTCGTTCTCCAATCATCACGTTCTGGTCCACGTCGCGGTAGAGCTTTGTTTTGCCGCCACCTTTCCAAATAATTCCCTTCAGCTCTTTCTGATTTACCACCTGTGAATAAAGCAAAGGTTTTTAATTAGTTTTCAGTTGAAGCTGTAGTTCCTGTGTGCTGCGCTTTGCAATGTAATGAGATTGTTTTTATTCACCTATGGAAATCGGTCTCGTGTCTCTGCTTCATTTCAAATAGAAAGGCAAAATGATCCCTTTGTATCCTCTACAATCATCCTTGATGGATGTCACATTTTCTCACCAGTTTTATCAGACATGAGCGAGACAAGAAGCAGGATACTTCAATTTCCTGGCCCTTCCTTCCATCCTGTAGTTTTGTTCCATGTCCCAAACCCTTTTCATCTGTTTCCTTGTCTGAGCAATTAATTGCCCTCAGTCTGTTACTAAAACTGAAGCTCTAGCACTATCTCGAGAGGCTTCTGGAAGCCCCTATAAAAGAACAGCACAAAGAGCCTCTCCACCCCTACACcaggaacatttcaaacattcccATCCGATTCAGCAGGCACAGTCTGGCCTTAAATCGGGCTGACGTAATGACAAATTACAAGGCATTCACTGAGACTGAACAACAGGGACCCTTGTCACTATGTTTTTACTTGTTCAGGTTCATTGGTTTATAAATCTCTCATTTCATGTCTCAGTTTTCCAAAATAAAGAAATGACCTGCCCAAGTTTTCAATTGAAAAGAATAGTTCCCCTAATGTTTGGAAATTAAATCCAAAAGCTTAGCTGCAGCTTCCTGCTCCTCCCTCACAAGCTCAACATTAATCATGAATACAGTTCATCAGACAAGCTCAAATACTCTTAGACCTGAACTAAACTCAGCTCATTCATAAATTACAAAGACCTCATCTATTTTTGTCCTTGTATCTGTTGTTTCAAAAAATGTTCCACAACCCACTTGTACCTTGTACCAGTTGACAAACTTGTAGGTCTGGCTTTTCACCCTGATGGCTGTGCAGGGTAATGTCACGGACTCCGCACACTGGGCAGTCACCATGGCCTGTGGTGGGGCAGTGGTCGGTGAGATCCAGAATAATACGATTACAATCCATTGCTGAGCCAATCCTGAGGACAGTGAGAGAACTATATTATTTTAAGTGGAGTTGGAGAATGATAACTTATTTTCTCATAAGTGGAGTTGGAGCGAATAAGCAGCGTAGGACAGATTGAGGATAAACAGAAAATAGttggtacaaaagcttgaagaggtatagaagcttgaaacTGCACATCAGTAAActcagaagcagcttcttcccctctataaTCAAGCTTCTGAACTGACCTTCCATAAGCTTGAGCACTgtacaattcacctctaccctattgcggacattgaactttgtctatggaacagatgcactgcaatgctgagaactgtattcttattttccttagtttagtttggagatgcagtgcgtaaacaggcccttcggcctaccgagtccacgccgaccagcgatacccgcacattaacattatcctacacacactagggacaatttacacttataccaatccaattaacctacatacatgtacgtctttggagtgtgggaggaaaccgaagatctcggagaaaacccatgcggtcacaggaagaacatacagacagcacccgtcgtcgggatcgaacccgagtctctggcgctgtaaggcagcaactctaccgccgtgccaccacACTGCCCCTAATTGTACTATGGTACTTAATTCTATTTATGCATAGTATTTTCTGATCTGATTGaaacagagcttttcactgtacctcggtatacgtcacagtaataaacctaaacctattgcCTGCTTGGGAGGGTGGGAGCAACTATGGAGAGGGATATGGTGGGCTCAGGATTGAGAGAGGTTTGGCATCAAAAGCACGAAGAATTTAAGTTCAGGAAGAATAACTAGAACA is drawn from Leucoraja erinacea ecotype New England chromosome 21, Leri_hhj_1, whole genome shotgun sequence and contains these coding sequences:
- the LOC129707373 gene encoding uncharacterized protein LOC129707373, producing MRRELHGLAQQWIVIVLFWISPTTAPPQAMVTAQCAESVTLPCTAIRVKSQTYKFVNWYKVVNQKELKGIIWKGGGKTKLYRDVDQNVMIGERDSLTIHQVKEEDSGIYRCSIIASLGGTNQNGQISLQVSACLFPGADTSPAVTFPGTSLNASLNTPPAFCLCVSSLVPPAAWLTILVAFNIVKGVVSYCIVRVLKRMRRPNEEISQPDVDMEEEMVQSLKEHIQRFSVMKQQHNFEAGAQTVNSFHSGRKVRSISQMAASRGRHMVALS